From a region of the Halolamina sp. CBA1230 genome:
- a CDS encoding aldehyde dehydrogenase family protein, with protein MTEFSIDADWATQYIDGEFVPSESGETIDVEDPSTRETVTEVPAGVEADVDAAYEAAAEAQESWAEQPPARREEVVRNLLDAIENHEEEITSLLSHEVGGSPAMGHTSIQIATDHASEAATLPRRMKGETAESNVPGKENRLYREPEGVVTVISPWNFPLNLSMRAVAPAIAAGNSVVLKPSTNSPITGGLLFAKLFEAAGLPEGVLNVVVGRGSEIGDRVASHPESDVVAFTGSTEVGRHVASLAGENLAVPAMELGGNNAHVVTGDADLDRAIDSATFGSFVHQGQVCISINRHMVHESIYDEYVERLTERAEELPVGSAHEEDTVVGPIIDESQREEMLDYVERTVEAGATLETGGETVDIEGVDDSLVVAPTVLSDVENGMAAACNEHFGPIAPVIPFSDVEEAIELANDTEYGLSGSVHAGDLAVAEEIAHGMETGNVHINDQPINDEAHVPFSGIGASGVGDYNSDAFLDEVTQTKWISVQKEPRDYPF; from the coding sequence ATGACCGAGTTCTCCATCGACGCCGACTGGGCGACGCAGTACATCGATGGCGAGTTCGTCCCGAGCGAGAGCGGCGAGACGATCGACGTCGAGGACCCCTCGACCCGCGAGACCGTCACCGAGGTCCCCGCCGGCGTCGAGGCCGACGTCGACGCCGCCTACGAGGCCGCCGCCGAAGCGCAGGAGTCGTGGGCCGAACAGCCGCCCGCGCGGCGCGAGGAGGTGGTTCGGAACCTTCTCGACGCCATCGAGAACCACGAGGAGGAGATCACGTCGCTGCTGAGCCACGAGGTCGGCGGCTCGCCCGCGATGGGCCACACGTCGATCCAGATCGCCACCGACCACGCGAGCGAGGCGGCGACGCTCCCCCGGCGGATGAAGGGCGAGACCGCCGAGTCGAACGTCCCGGGGAAGGAGAACCGCCTCTACCGCGAGCCCGAGGGCGTGGTGACGGTGATCTCGCCGTGGAACTTCCCGCTGAACCTCTCGATGCGGGCGGTCGCGCCCGCCATCGCCGCCGGCAACAGCGTCGTGCTGAAACCCTCGACGAACTCCCCGATCACGGGCGGACTGCTGTTCGCGAAACTGTTCGAGGCGGCCGGCCTGCCCGAGGGCGTGCTGAACGTCGTCGTCGGCCGGGGGAGCGAGATCGGCGACCGCGTCGCCAGCCACCCCGAGAGCGACGTGGTGGCGTTCACCGGTTCGACCGAGGTTGGCCGCCACGTCGCCAGTCTCGCGGGCGAGAACCTCGCGGTGCCGGCGATGGAGTTGGGGGGCAACAACGCCCACGTCGTCACGGGCGACGCCGACCTCGACCGCGCGATCGACAGCGCGACCTTCGGCAGCTTCGTCCACCAGGGCCAGGTGTGTATCTCGATCAACCGCCACATGGTCCACGAGAGCATCTACGACGAGTACGTCGAGCGCCTGACCGAGCGCGCCGAGGAGCTGCCGGTCGGGAGCGCACACGAGGAAGACACCGTCGTCGGCCCGATCATCGACGAGTCCCAGCGCGAGGAGATGCTCGACTACGTCGAGCGGACTGTCGAGGCCGGGGCAACCCTCGAGACCGGCGGCGAGACAGTCGACATCGAGGGTGTCGACGACTCGCTGGTCGTCGCGCCGACGGTGCTCTCGGACGTGGAGAACGGGATGGCCGCGGCGTGTAACGAGCACTTCGGCCCCATCGCGCCCGTGATCCCGTTCTCGGACGTGGAGGAGGCGATCGAACTCGCGAACGACACGGAGTACGGGCTCTCGGGCTCGGTCCACGCCGGCGACCTCGCGGTCGCCGAGGAGATCGCTCACGGGATGGAGACCGGCAACGTCCACATCAACGACCAGCCGATCAACGACGAGGCCCACGTCCCCTTCAGCGGGATCGGCGCCTCCGGCGTCGGCGACTACAACAGCGACGCGTTCCTCGACGAGGTCACCCAGACGAAGTGGATCTCCGTCCAGAAGGAGCCCCGCGACTACCCGTTCTGA
- a CDS encoding ABC transporter substrate-binding protein — MVRQRPTRREYLTMGGAVTVSGLLAGCSGGDSTPTGDGSSSETTTGTATAGSDGSYTVSMAPMGAVTFDAVPETVFTRLTHLAGMAFALGKGNDVTAMHAPGYYDALWNQFTPQLPGVKLDWSGRYSSWEPSKEKLYELDSDVHLADPASVAATGWSRDDLEEVATNVGPWFGNQYSDTHATPPDGWADQYEYYDLWTMFEKVAAVFREEARYESLAAIHDDLLGTIEDGLPSSSRRPTVTLAGMTDVEAPYVYKTDQPGILSSHVRPLGARGAFGDDTESGAQVDLEAMLEADPDVILALGGMHPDTDVVAIRENLAEHPVGAELTAVQNDRVYAQGARYQGPILNLFQLEMTAKQIYPEVFGEWPTYESGSYPEIPRDEQLFDREQVASVIVDGADA; from the coding sequence ATGGTACGTCAACGGCCGACGAGGCGGGAGTACTTGACGATGGGCGGGGCAGTCACCGTCAGTGGACTACTCGCGGGCTGTAGCGGCGGCGACTCGACGCCGACCGGGGATGGCTCGTCCAGTGAAACGACGACCGGAACGGCGACGGCGGGGAGTGACGGGAGCTACACCGTGTCGATGGCGCCGATGGGTGCGGTCACCTTCGACGCCGTCCCGGAGACGGTGTTCACCCGGCTGACCCACCTCGCCGGCATGGCGTTCGCGCTCGGGAAAGGGAACGACGTGACTGCGATGCACGCACCGGGGTACTACGACGCGCTGTGGAACCAGTTCACCCCGCAGCTGCCGGGCGTGAAGCTCGACTGGTCGGGTAGGTACTCCTCGTGGGAACCCAGCAAGGAGAAGCTCTACGAGCTCGACAGCGACGTCCATCTCGCCGATCCGGCGAGCGTCGCGGCGACAGGCTGGAGCCGCGACGACCTCGAGGAGGTGGCGACGAACGTCGGCCCGTGGTTCGGCAACCAGTACAGCGACACCCACGCGACGCCGCCTGACGGCTGGGCCGACCAGTACGAGTACTACGACCTCTGGACGATGTTCGAGAAGGTCGCCGCCGTCTTCCGGGAGGAGGCACGCTACGAGTCGCTCGCTGCGATCCACGACGACCTGCTCGGGACGATCGAGGACGGGCTCCCCTCGTCGAGCCGGCGGCCGACCGTGACGCTCGCAGGGATGACCGACGTCGAAGCACCGTACGTCTACAAAACCGATCAGCCGGGGATCCTCTCCTCGCACGTTCGCCCGCTGGGTGCGCGCGGGGCGTTCGGCGACGACACCGAATCCGGCGCGCAGGTCGACCTCGAAGCGATGCTCGAAGCCGACCCGGACGTGATCCTCGCGCTGGGCGGGATGCATCCCGACACCGACGTCGTCGCGATCAGGGAGAACCTCGCGGAACACCCTGTTGGAGCCGAACTCACGGCCGTCCAGAACGACCGAGTGTACGCACAGGGCGCGCGCTATCAAGGGCCGATCCTGAACCTCTTCCAGCTGGAGATGACTGCGAAACAGATCTACCCCGAGGTGTTCGGCGAGTGGCCGACGTACGAGTCCGGGTCGTACCCCGAGATCCCCCGGGACGAACAGCTGTTCGACCGCGAGCAGGTCGCATCGGTTATCGTCGACGGCGCGGACGCGTAA
- a CDS encoding DUF58 domain-containing protein, which yields MSEAAERSADGTEADGGERAGAETEPATESPDEETASHSTLTLRHRVGRASRWSVWLLAGFFLLALGLFYADPALVAAATAPFAYVGYAALSTLPSDLSVDVERRVDDHRLTPGDPVEVTVSVTNTGDSVLPDLRIVDGVPEELAVTDGSPRASVALRPGSTTEFSYTVVAKRGDFAFGDARLLARSLLGTDIASLSATVGGADSVDCTDPAALAGLDRATRLRTGVTTSDQAGEGLEFHSTREYRAGDARNRVNWRQYAKSGDLVTTEFRQERAAREVVLLDVRPPTRRSAAPTHPTGAEYAAYAAEAAVERYRALGHRVSLAVLGVDGSHVDVSVRTAGDAIWVENTAAEAGRRAADAVFEAAAETAAERTAADRAWRQSLIEGESEVDDRTVSSLIAQFPERAELLVVSPLVDRVPLSYAERAAVLGNGPTLLSPDPTGDGSAGGRLAGARRRTRLREARGVCDRVIDWPADRSLSAVAAAIERGGR from the coding sequence ATGAGTGAGGCAGCCGAGCGGTCGGCCGACGGGACGGAGGCAGACGGGGGCGAGCGCGCCGGGGCTGAAACGGAACCGGCCACGGAGTCGCCAGATGAGGAGACGGCGAGCCACTCCACGCTCACGCTCCGCCACCGGGTCGGCCGCGCCTCGCGCTGGAGCGTCTGGCTGCTCGCCGGCTTTTTCCTGCTCGCGCTGGGGCTGTTCTACGCCGACCCCGCGCTGGTCGCCGCCGCGACCGCCCCGTTCGCCTACGTCGGCTACGCGGCGCTCTCCACCCTCCCGAGCGATCTCTCGGTCGACGTGGAACGCCGCGTCGACGACCACCGGCTCACCCCGGGCGACCCCGTCGAGGTGACGGTGTCGGTCACGAACACCGGCGACTCGGTGCTGCCGGACCTCCGGATCGTCGACGGCGTGCCCGAAGAACTGGCCGTGACCGACGGCTCCCCCCGCGCGTCGGTGGCGCTCCGCCCGGGGTCGACCACCGAGTTCTCCTACACCGTCGTCGCCAAGCGCGGGGACTTCGCGTTCGGCGACGCTCGCCTGCTCGCGCGCTCGCTGCTCGGCACCGACATCGCGTCCCTCTCCGCGACGGTCGGCGGGGCGGACTCGGTCGACTGCACCGATCCGGCCGCGCTCGCCGGACTGGATCGGGCGACCCGACTCCGGACCGGTGTGACGACGAGCGACCAGGCGGGCGAGGGGCTGGAGTTCCACTCCACCCGCGAGTACCGGGCCGGCGACGCCCGCAACCGGGTGAACTGGCGCCAGTACGCCAAATCCGGCGACCTCGTCACCACCGAGTTCCGCCAGGAGCGCGCGGCCCGGGAGGTCGTCCTGCTCGACGTCCGCCCGCCGACGCGGCGCTCGGCGGCGCCGACCCACCCCACGGGCGCGGAGTACGCGGCGTACGCGGCCGAGGCAGCGGTGGAGCGTTACCGCGCGCTGGGCCACCGTGTCTCACTCGCAGTGCTGGGCGTCGACGGGAGCCACGTGGACGTGTCGGTCCGGACCGCCGGCGACGCGATCTGGGTCGAGAACACCGCGGCGGAGGCCGGGCGCCGCGCCGCCGACGCCGTGTTCGAGGCCGCCGCCGAGACGGCCGCGGAGCGGACCGCAGCTGATCGCGCGTGGCGACAGTCGCTGATCGAGGGCGAGAGCGAAGTGGACGACCGGACCGTGTCGTCGCTGATCGCGCAGTTCCCTGAACGGGCGGAGCTACTGGTCGTGTCGCCGCTCGTGGATCGCGTCCCGCTCTCGTACGCCGAACGCGCAGCAGTGCTCGGCAACGGGCCGACGCTGCTCTCGCCGGACCCGACTGGCGACGGGAGTGCGGGCGGTCGGCTCGCCGGCGCGCGCCGGCGGACGCGGCTCAGGGAGGCCCGCGGCGTCTGTGATCGGGTGATCGACTGGCCGGCGGATCGGTCGCTGTCGGCCGTCGCCGCCGCGATCGAGAGAGGTGGCCGGTGA
- a CDS encoding pirin family protein — MSFDQAVNAPVPGETVRHGTGVNSTRAFPTDGYPHNLDPFVLFERFYIEPDDGFPTHPHRGFEIVSYMLEGGMEHGDSLGVTHTAYPGDAMRITAGEGIEHSEMPADGAGCNGLQLWVNLPREQKEIEADYADADSGELPTEEVEGATITTVVGEGSPLSLHTPMTYHDVRVDGSWEWTAPEGWAGFLFGVSGEGTVDGDAFGEGDVLPSADADGVTVEGEDLRLVAVAGEPHDEPIDQRGPFVL; from the coding sequence ATGTCTTTCGACCAGGCGGTAAACGCCCCCGTCCCCGGCGAGACGGTTCGCCACGGGACCGGCGTCAACTCCACCCGCGCGTTTCCCACCGACGGCTACCCCCACAACCTCGACCCGTTCGTGCTGTTCGAGCGGTTCTACATCGAACCGGACGACGGGTTCCCGACCCACCCCCACCGCGGGTTCGAGATCGTCTCCTACATGCTGGAGGGTGGGATGGAGCACGGCGACTCGCTGGGCGTGACCCACACCGCCTACCCGGGCGACGCGATGCGGATCACGGCCGGCGAGGGAATCGAACACTCCGAGATGCCCGCCGACGGCGCGGGCTGTAACGGCCTCCAGCTCTGGGTGAACCTCCCCCGGGAGCAGAAGGAGATAGAGGCCGACTACGCCGACGCCGACAGTGGAGAACTGCCGACCGAGGAGGTGGAGGGCGCGACGATCACCACCGTCGTCGGCGAGGGGTCGCCGCTCTCGCTGCACACGCCGATGACGTACCACGACGTGCGCGTCGATGGCTCGTGGGAGTGGACCGCACCCGAGGGCTGGGCGGGGTTCCTCTTCGGCGTCTCGGGCGAGGGGACCGTCGACGGCGACGCGTTCGGGGAGGGCGACGTGCTGCCGTCGGCCGACGCCGACGGTGTCACCGTCGAAGGCGAGGACCTCCGCCTCGTCGCCGTCGCGGGCGAGCCACACGACGAGCCGATCGATCAGCGCGGGCCGTTCGTGCTGTAA
- the ilvA gene encoding threonine ammonia-lyase, with amino-acid sequence MTVSLDDVHAARERLAAAEGIRETPVMHNETLSERVGADVWLKLEQFQKTGSFKPRGAYNRISELAEAGDAERVVAASAGNHAQGVAYAAAERGLDSLVFMPETAPQAKIDATEGYGATVELRGETFAEAMAAAQNRADDPGTAFVHAYDDPAVIAGQGTLGLELLEQVPDIDTVVVPIGGGGLVSGVATAMQAAKQDVRVVGVQAEDAATAPQSLRKGEPVENESPDTIADGIATGSLSDRTFEIIEERVDEVVTVSDTEIAAATLWLLERTKQLTEGAAAASVAPLLSETIEVEGTVVPLLCGGNIDIATLQDVLTRALVDRRQFVTLRVRIDDQPGVLGELASLIGEHDTNIRSVRHDRSEEGLPVGEADLVIRLTTPGQAAIEGIIEEIEAAGYRVRDVVPS; translated from the coding sequence ATGACGGTCTCGCTCGACGACGTGCACGCGGCGCGGGAGCGTCTCGCCGCCGCCGAGGGGATCCGCGAGACGCCGGTGATGCACAACGAGACGCTGAGTGAGCGGGTCGGCGCGGACGTCTGGCTCAAACTGGAGCAGTTCCAGAAAACCGGCTCGTTCAAGCCACGCGGCGCGTACAACCGGATCAGCGAACTCGCCGAGGCGGGCGACGCCGAGAGAGTCGTCGCCGCGAGCGCGGGCAACCACGCACAGGGGGTCGCCTACGCCGCGGCCGAACGCGGCCTCGACTCGCTGGTGTTCATGCCCGAGACGGCGCCGCAGGCGAAGATCGACGCCACCGAAGGGTACGGCGCGACGGTCGAACTCCGGGGCGAGACGTTCGCGGAAGCGATGGCGGCCGCCCAGAACCGCGCGGACGACCCCGGCACCGCGTTCGTCCACGCCTACGACGATCCGGCCGTGATCGCCGGCCAGGGGACGCTCGGCCTCGAACTGCTGGAGCAGGTGCCCGACATCGACACCGTCGTCGTCCCGATCGGCGGCGGCGGGCTGGTCTCCGGCGTCGCGACGGCGATGCAGGCCGCGAAGCAGGACGTCCGCGTCGTCGGCGTGCAGGCCGAGGACGCCGCGACGGCGCCACAGAGCCTGCGGAAGGGTGAGCCCGTCGAGAACGAGAGTCCGGACACGATCGCCGACGGGATCGCGACGGGCAGCCTCTCGGATCGCACCTTCGAGATCATCGAGGAGCGCGTCGACGAGGTGGTGACCGTGAGCGACACCGAGATCGCCGCCGCGACGCTGTGGTTACTCGAACGAACGAAACAGCTCACGGAGGGCGCGGCCGCGGCCTCGGTCGCGCCGCTGCTCTCGGAGACCATCGAGGTCGAGGGCACGGTCGTCCCGCTGCTCTGTGGCGGCAACATCGACATCGCGACGCTACAGGACGTGCTCACCCGCGCGCTGGTCGACCGTCGCCAGTTCGTCACGCTCCGGGTCCGGATCGACGACCAGCCGGGGGTGCTCGGCGAACTCGCCTCGCTGATCGGCGAGCACGACACCAACATCCGCAGCGTGCGCCACGACCGCTCCGAGGAGGGGCTGCCCGTCGGCGAGGCGGATCTGGTGATCCGGCTGACGACGCCCGGCCAGGCCGCGATCGAAGGGATCATCGAGGAGATCGAGGCGGCGGGCTACCGTGTCCGGGACGTGGTTCCCTCGTAG
- a CDS encoding DUF3267 domain-containing protein codes for MTDEDVVLGDLELTRSLTIQMSAIGTLGFVVAASLFAVLFQTVTGAPPTFRFAPDVGWWTGALNAVLLIVLSTAFVIPHELLHGLAIRYYGGKPRYGVGVAHFILPYAYATADEEFTRNQFVVILLTPLVVLTAVGVPLMLALEWGWLLVPLAANAAGAVADVWMTLTLLGYPKHVRIEDHETGVRLIGKESDRPRPLSVTSLVWDALAGAAVSAFGVLVVLAVAGPLVLSAMGVESITIGTEGTITYLFSFTETATEISMGVGPAVLVVGALLGLLYALIRSYFRVVRA; via the coding sequence ATGACCGACGAAGACGTCGTTTTGGGCGATCTCGAACTGACCCGGTCGCTGACGATCCAGATGAGCGCGATCGGGACGCTCGGCTTCGTCGTCGCGGCGTCGCTGTTCGCGGTCCTGTTCCAGACGGTCACCGGCGCGCCACCGACGTTCCGGTTTGCACCCGACGTGGGCTGGTGGACTGGGGCGTTGAACGCTGTCCTGTTGATCGTACTGAGTACCGCGTTCGTGATCCCCCACGAACTGCTCCACGGGCTGGCGATCCGCTACTACGGCGGGAAGCCCCGCTACGGCGTCGGCGTCGCGCACTTCATCCTCCCCTACGCCTACGCGACGGCCGACGAGGAGTTCACCCGGAACCAGTTCGTCGTGATCCTGCTGACGCCGTTGGTGGTGCTCACCGCCGTCGGCGTGCCGCTGATGCTCGCACTGGAGTGGGGCTGGCTGCTCGTCCCGCTGGCGGCCAACGCCGCCGGCGCCGTCGCCGACGTGTGGATGACGCTGACGCTGTTGGGCTACCCCAAGCACGTTCGGATCGAGGACCACGAAACCGGCGTTCGCCTGATCGGCAAGGAGAGCGACCGCCCGCGCCCGCTCTCGGTGACCTCGTTGGTGTGGGACGCGCTCGCCGGCGCGGCGGTGTCGGCGTTCGGCGTGTTGGTGGTGCTAGCGGTCGCCGGACCGCTCGTGCTGTCAGCGATGGGGGTGGAGTCGATCACGATCGGCACCGAAGGAACGATCACCTACCTGTTCTCCTTCACGGAGACGGCCACCGAGATCTCGATGGGCGTCGGTCCGGCGGTACTGGTCGTCGGCGCGCTGTTGGGGCTGCTGTACGCGCTGATCCGGAGCTACTTCCGGGTCGTGCGGGCCTGA
- the sod gene encoding superoxide dismutase: MSDYELPPLPYEYDALEPHISEQVLTWHHDTHHQGYVNGWNSAEETLAENRENGEFGDSPGAIGDVTHNGSGHILHDLFWQSMSPEGGDEPSGALADRIAEDFGSYDAWKGEFEAAAGAAGGWALLVYDSYSNQLRNVVVDKHDQGALWGSHPILALDVWEHSYYYDYGPARGDFIDAFFEVVDWEEPAARYEQAVELFE, translated from the coding sequence ATGTCTGATTACGAACTGCCGCCGCTTCCGTACGAGTACGACGCGCTGGAACCGCATATCTCCGAACAGGTGCTGACGTGGCATCACGACACGCACCACCAGGGGTACGTCAACGGCTGGAACAGCGCCGAGGAGACGCTGGCGGAGAACCGCGAGAACGGCGAGTTCGGCGACTCGCCGGGCGCGATCGGCGACGTGACCCACAACGGGTCGGGGCATATCCTGCACGACCTGTTCTGGCAGTCGATGAGCCCCGAGGGCGGCGACGAGCCGTCGGGTGCGCTCGCGGACCGCATCGCGGAGGACTTCGGCTCCTACGACGCCTGGAAGGGCGAGTTCGAGGCCGCTGCCGGCGCTGCCGGCGGCTGGGCGCTGCTGGTGTACGACTCCTACAGCAACCAACTGCGTAACGTCGTGGTCGACAAGCACGACCAGGGCGCGCTCTGGGGGAGCCACCCCATCCTGGCGCTGGACGTCTGGGAGCACTCCTACTACTACGACTACGGTCCCGCGCGTGGTGACTTCATCGACGCGTTCTTCGAGGTCGTCGACTGGGAGGAGCCCGCTGCCCGCTACGAGCAGGCCGTCGAACTGTTCGAGTAA
- a CDS encoding ribbon-helix-helix domain-containing protein translates to MSEADTPTDDEPETVQVNLRLTEAFLNDIDTTWKEQGFNSRSEFLRYAARDAVKHPEFSREGWKQIAASEHELRSGEAELVSREDVLAMMDDDGE, encoded by the coding sequence ATGTCCGAAGCGGATACTCCCACCGACGACGAACCCGAGACGGTCCAGGTGAACCTCCGGCTCACCGAAGCGTTCCTCAACGACATCGACACGACGTGGAAGGAACAGGGGTTCAACTCCCGAAGCGAGTTCCTGCGGTACGCGGCCCGTGATGCCGTCAAGCATCCCGAATTCTCGCGTGAGGGGTGGAAGCAGATCGCGGCCAGCGAGCACGAGCTCCGGTCGGGTGAGGCCGAACTCGTCTCCCGCGAGGACGTTCTCGCGATGATGGACGACGATGGGGAGTGA
- a CDS encoding MoxR family ATPase: MNADDAAATASDVIDELAAAVVTDRSFLETVLTGVLARGHVLLEDVPGTGKTLAARSLAGALNLSFTRIQFTPDLLPADITGSNVFDEAAGEFTFARGPVFANVVLADEINRAPPKTQAALLEAMGEGQVSVDGETYSLPEPFVVVATQNPVEQEGTFGLPEAQRDRFIVKTSMGYPDFDGEMELIDRRAGRTQSVPSVSPVADEETIRDLRSVPETVTAADNVREYLVKLGRETREHRHVSVGVSPRGIQHLFEASRAYATLQGREYVVPDDVKRIVGDVFPHRLVLTAEAEIEGVEPSDVLDDVKRQVPVPAMDA, translated from the coding sequence ATGAACGCCGACGACGCGGCCGCGACGGCGAGCGACGTGATCGACGAACTCGCCGCCGCGGTCGTCACCGACCGCTCGTTCCTCGAAACCGTGCTGACCGGCGTGCTCGCCCGCGGCCACGTCCTGCTCGAGGACGTCCCCGGCACCGGGAAGACGCTCGCGGCCCGGAGCCTCGCGGGCGCACTGAACCTCTCGTTCACCCGGATCCAGTTCACCCCCGACCTGCTGCCCGCGGACATCACCGGCTCGAACGTGTTCGACGAGGCCGCCGGCGAGTTCACGTTCGCCCGCGGGCCGGTGTTCGCGAACGTGGTGCTGGCCGACGAGATCAACCGCGCGCCGCCGAAAACGCAGGCCGCTCTCCTCGAAGCGATGGGCGAGGGCCAGGTCTCCGTCGACGGCGAGACGTACTCGCTGCCCGAGCCGTTCGTCGTTGTCGCGACCCAGAACCCCGTCGAGCAGGAGGGCACCTTCGGGCTGCCGGAGGCACAGCGCGACCGCTTCATCGTGAAAACGTCGATGGGCTACCCCGACTTCGACGGCGAGATGGAGCTGATCGACCGCCGTGCGGGCCGCACACAGTCCGTTCCGAGCGTCTCCCCCGTCGCCGACGAGGAGACGATTCGTGACCTCCGTTCGGTCCCCGAGACCGTCACCGCCGCTGACAACGTCCGGGAGTATCTCGTGAAGCTCGGCCGGGAAACCCGGGAACACCGGCACGTCTCCGTCGGCGTCTCGCCGCGGGGGATCCAGCACCTGTTCGAGGCCAGCCGCGCCTACGCCACCCTCCAGGGCCGGGAGTACGTCGTGCCGGACGACGTGAAACGCATCGTCGGCGACGTGTTCCCCCACCGGCTGGTGCTCACTGCGGAGGCCGAGATCGAGGGCGTCGAGCCGAGCGACGTGCTGGACGACGTGAAGCGACAGGTGCCCGTGCCCGCGATGGACGCCTGA
- a CDS encoding Rieske 2Fe-2S domain-containing protein, with translation MSDGARVTSVDSIPENGSYLFSVEDAFTNEREAILVPCDDDPGVEAWLNNCPHEDQRFDRGDGAALRAGEIICPKHGSLFDACEGDCSNGPAAGSSLRPVEVAVEDGDVFLVDDGYTYLQDGGLDDDEGPSSTSHLSF, from the coding sequence ATGAGCGACGGAGCGCGTGTCACGTCCGTGGATTCGATCCCCGAGAACGGCTCGTACCTGTTCAGCGTCGAGGACGCGTTCACCAACGAGCGCGAGGCGATCCTCGTGCCCTGCGACGACGACCCCGGCGTCGAGGCGTGGCTCAACAACTGCCCCCACGAGGACCAGCGGTTCGACCGCGGCGACGGCGCGGCGCTGCGCGCCGGCGAGATCATCTGCCCGAAACACGGGTCGCTGTTCGACGCCTGCGAAGGCGACTGCAGCAACGGCCCCGCTGCGGGCTCGTCGCTCCGTCCGGTCGAGGTCGCGGTCGAGGACGGCGACGTGTTCCTCGTCGACGACGGCTACACCTACCTGCAGGACGGCGGACTGGACGACGACGAGGGACCGAGTTCGACCTCACATCTCTCGTTCTAG